In the genome of Bradysia coprophila strain Holo2 unplaced genomic scaffold, BU_Bcop_v1 contig_232, whole genome shotgun sequence, one region contains:
- the LOC119075956 gene encoding casein kinase I isoform X8, which produces MQPSREGRQSRDRDMNRQTGGAPPSGAMGGGATVGTANRSSSGMYAPRHSVGSSGVLMVGPNFRVGKKIGCGNFGELRLGKNLYNNEHVAIKMEPMKSKAPQLHLEYRFYKLLGSHVETESVTNTKPIMNKSMCSEGIPRVYHLGTCGRRYNAMVLELLGASLEDLFNLCGRKFSLKTVLMIAKQLLHRIEYVHSRHLIYRDVKPENFLIGRTSTRREKIIHIIDFGLAKEYIDLDTNKHIPYREHKSLTGTARYMSINTHMGREQSRRDDLEALGHMFMYFLRGSLPWQGLKADTLKERYQKIGDTKRATPIEVLCENHPEEFSTYLRYVRRLDFFETPDYDYLRRLFQDLFDRKGYVDDGEFDWTGKTLDDDTEELNKKL; this is translated from the exons CGGTGCACCGCCGTCTGGAGCAATGGGTGGAGGTGCAACGGTAGGAACAGCCAATCGAAGCTCGAGCGGAATGTATGCACCGAGACATTCTGTGGGCTCGTCCGGCGTGCTCATGGTTGGACCAAATTTTCgcgttggcaaaaaaattggttgtgGTAATTTTGGCGAACTACGATTAG GCAAAAACCTTTACAACAATGAGCACGTAGCTATAAAAATGGAACCAATGAAGTCAAAGGCTCCGCAACTACATTTAGAATATAGGTTTTACAAATTATTAGGATCGCATG TTGAAACAGAGTCCGTAACGAATACGAAACCAATAATGAATAAATCAATGTGTTCAGAGGGAATTCCTCGAGTTTACCACCTAGGAACGTGTGGCCGACGTTATAATGCTATGGTTTTAGAATTATTGGGTGCATCGCTAGAAGATCTCTTCAATTTGTGTGGCCGAAAATTTTCACTGAAGACTGTTTTGATGATTGCAAAGCAACTA TTGCATCGGATTGAATACGTTCATAGTCGACACTTAATTTATAGAGATGTGAAaccagaaaattttcttattggACGGACATCGACGCGACGGGAAAAAATTATCCACATTATTG ATTTCGGATTGGCCAAAGAATATATTGATTTAGATACAAATAAGCATATACCATATCGGGAACACAAATCATTAACGGGAACAGCACGATATATGTCGATAAATACACACATGGGCAGAGAACAGTCGAGGCGAGACGATTTAGAAGCACTAGGACACATGTTTATGTACTTTCTCCGAGGTTCGCTGCCATGGCAAGGTTTAAAGGCTGATACGCTTAAGGAAAGATATCAAAAAATTGGTGATACAAAACGTGCCACACCGATAGAG GTACTATGCGAAAACCATCCTGAGGAATTTTCAACCTATTTACGTTACGTTCGTCGATTAGACTTCTTTGAAACGCCAGACTACGATTACTTGCGTCGTTTATTTCAAGATTTGTTCGATCGAAAGGGATACGTGGACGATGGCGAGTTCGATTGGACAGGAAAGACTTTG GATGATGATACCGAAGAATTGAATAAGAAATTATAG
- the LOC119075965 gene encoding uncharacterized protein LOC119075965, translated as MSFTLNYLVATTFAVLLSSEIVITFGSLESEFDWKRFAPPSGVTDKMTLPSPKDFIHPRNETSDDFVERGERHKRDIRSDILENELQTVVRAYNSEITSQARTTTNSILSRSRDVNALRNLLAFSYNNLATSGLNDLSSMASKLPVTVQNCYNSYGFKFSDAITAARVTAGQCLANKINEVKSIVDDFRTSITDAVANVRDVGEQLGQCRILANLYPSIAGLIAKASCLNIAIFSLRGETVLLPLKFAILMGKAFNSIVTIQSDMTRCGLDILNTILDQSIQSGRAINNCINEQNGNGTLYTGSDNVINTTVPAN; from the exons ATGAGTTTCACTTTAAACTACCTGGTAGCAACAACATTTGCAGTGTTGCTTTCCTCGGAA ATCGTCATTACATTCGGATCACTAGAATCCGAGTTTGACTGGAAACGATTCGCACCTCCATCCGGTGTTACAGACAAAATGACACTTCCGTCTCCGAAAGACTTCATTCATCCACGGAACGAAACCAGCGATGATTTCGTTGAACGAGGTGAACGCCATAAACGAGACATTCGCAGtgacattttagaaaatgaaCTGCAAACGGTCGTACGGGCATACAATTCCGAAATAACGTCACAAGCGAGAACTACCACGAATTCCATCCTTTCCCGGTCTCGAGATGTGAATGCACTTCGAAATTTGCTGGCATTCAGTTACAATAATCTGGCAACCAGCGGATTGAACGAT CTCAGCAGTATGGCTAGCAAGTTACCAGTCACCGTACAAAATTGCTACAATTCGTATGGATTCAAGTTTTCCGATGCCATTACCGCTGCCAGAGTGACGGCCGGTCAATGCTTAGCgaacaaaattaatgaagtgaAAAGCATTGTGGACGATTTCAGAACTAGCATCACCGATGCCGTTGCCAACGTCAGAGATGTTGGCGAACAATTGGGCCAGTGTCGCATCCTTGCCAATCTCTATCCTTCGATTGCTGGACTAATAGCTAAGGCATCGTGTTTGAATATC GCAATATTTTCGTTACGCGGCGAAACGGTACTCCTTCCACTCAAATTTGCAATACTAATGGGAAAAGCTTTTAATTCGATCGTGACGATACAGTCGGACATGACCCGATGCGGTTTGGATATTCTAAACACAATATTGGATCAAAGCATTCAATCCGGTAGAGCCATCAACAATTGCATTAATGAGCAAAATGGAAATGGTACACTGTACACCGGCTCGGATAATGTGATAAATACGACAGTGCcggcaaattaa